From Chitinispirillales bacterium ANBcel5, one genomic window encodes:
- the proB gene encoding glutamate 5-kinase, whose product MTSTLFRTELYNIKTIVVKTGSRILTAQGKEQRVKQLAEDLSFLHKKGLRVILVSSGAIAHGMDVLKVKKRPETIPLQQACASVGQIKLMDIYQSFFSTHDVNIGQVLLTWDDLRSKKRYLNLRNTLFQLLDCRIIPIVNENDSVGTEEIQFGNNDVLAAQISLLSHADVFVNLTDVGGLYDKNPQKHKDARHIPVISHLCSSVHKMASENISNISVGGMTTKLKAAEMLTRAGIPSLIGDGFSSSLLSVLKENNCSTLFLPSEKKMTSKHRWLAFTGQSHGKVTVDDGACKAIKEKGKSLLAAGILDFSGNFRIGDMVDITCLDKQVIARGMVNFPSTQIDSIKGCKTSEIKRKLGSVQFPEVIHRDNMVVL is encoded by the coding sequence ATGACTTCCACTCTATTTAGAACTGAATTATATAATATAAAAACAATTGTAGTCAAAACCGGCAGCAGAATTCTTACCGCTCAGGGCAAAGAACAAAGGGTTAAACAACTTGCTGAAGATCTTTCTTTTTTACATAAAAAAGGGCTACGTGTAATACTCGTCTCTTCGGGAGCAATTGCTCATGGAATGGATGTACTAAAGGTAAAAAAAAGACCAGAAACAATACCCCTTCAACAGGCCTGTGCAAGTGTGGGTCAAATCAAATTAATGGATATCTATCAATCCTTTTTTTCGACTCATGATGTAAACATAGGACAGGTTCTTCTCACCTGGGATGATTTAAGGAGTAAAAAGAGATATCTCAATCTCCGTAATACACTATTTCAGCTCCTGGATTGTCGTATCATACCAATTGTTAATGAAAATGATTCAGTGGGAACAGAAGAGATTCAGTTTGGAAACAATGATGTACTCGCTGCACAAATTTCTCTGTTATCCCATGCCGATGTTTTTGTTAACCTAACCGATGTAGGTGGCCTGTACGATAAAAACCCACAGAAACATAAAGATGCCCGGCATATTCCTGTAATCTCTCACCTTTGTTCATCAGTGCACAAAATGGCATCTGAGAATATAAGCAATATCAGTGTAGGTGGAATGACAACTAAACTAAAAGCCGCTGAAATGCTCACCCGCGCCGGAATTCCATCACTTATTGGAGATGGATTTTCAAGTTCGCTTTTATCAGTGTTAAAAGAGAACAACTGCTCGACTCTTTTCCTGCCATCAGAAAAAAAGATGACCTCCAAGCACCGATGGCTGGCTTTTACCGGGCAGTCTCATGGAAAAGTTACAGTCGATGATGGTGCCTGCAAAGCCATCAAAGAGAAAGGAAAAAGCCTTCTTGCAGCGGGAATCCTTGATTTCTCCGGTAATTTTAGAATCGGCGATATGGTAGATATCACCTGTTTAGATAAACAAGTGATTGCAAGAGGAATGGTGAATTTTCCATCAACTCAGATAGATTCTATAAAGGGTTGTAAAACAAGCGAAATAAAAAGAAAGCTGGGTAGCGTACAATTTCCTGAAGTAATACACAGAGACAATATGGTGGTGTTATAA
- a CDS encoding DUF4168 domain-containing protein produces the protein MLSAKKITSVISALTLTFFFVAPSIAQEAPPPSAAEPVAEVEVSEQDLEKTADAYRKIAAVQQQLQAELQTAEDQESRLQLQQSANKNMMEAVESSGLSVEQYNTVMQQVNADKELAQKFQQLMME, from the coding sequence ATGTTATCAGCAAAAAAAATAACTAGTGTGATTTCTGCACTAACTCTGACTTTCTTCTTTGTAGCACCATCAATTGCTCAGGAAGCTCCACCACCAAGTGCTGCTGAGCCAGTAGCAGAAGTTGAAGTAAGTGAGCAGGATCTTGAGAAAACAGCAGATGCTTATCGAAAAATAGCGGCCGTACAGCAGCAGTTACAGGCTGAACTCCAAACCGCTGAGGACCAGGAAAGCAGATTACAATTACAGCAGAGTGCCAACAAGAATATGATGGAAGCTGTAGAGAGTTCTGGTTTGAGTGTTGAGCAATATAATACGGTTATGCAACAGGTTAATGCTGATAAGGAACTTGCTCAAAAATTTCAGCAATTGATGATGGAGTAA
- a CDS encoding HAMP domain-containing protein translates to MRRFIAFKLFGGFLVIIFLNLFLFIIVDKTQDLTSISNILKYQNEIKNTLLHLRGLHNNQDLIAYSFENVGIHESIDNFRDVNHEIQFKLATLEVCVDSLRFYDSLLMNNYSTSANHSYSKHIKNLAEYNDFYNVLFDSLVSVRNSAQDYTSQRLSYPALMKDIGKKLNTELDSALISIDKLNVFYIGKMENRIKNVSRVTILIFTGMTLFSILFGFLFSRAITNSLRRLKESANSVAKGDFNINPFGYPKDEIGDLATAFFNMAVELRNAQDELVRSKRMAAIGEIVASINHEINNPLMIISGNAQFLELSMEDYPEIMKDRVRAIIFEAERISKVTKKLREIKNPVTKDYTSNGEQMINLDGSV, encoded by the coding sequence ATGAGAAGATTTATAGCATTTAAGTTGTTTGGCGGATTTCTGGTAATAATCTTTCTAAACCTGTTTCTTTTTATAATTGTAGATAAAACCCAGGATCTAACAAGCATATCAAACATATTAAAATACCAAAATGAGATAAAAAACACTCTTCTGCACCTCAGAGGTCTTCACAACAATCAGGACCTTATTGCTTATAGCTTTGAAAATGTCGGTATACATGAATCGATCGATAATTTCAGGGATGTTAATCACGAAATTCAATTTAAGCTGGCTACTCTTGAGGTATGTGTGGATTCTTTGCGTTTTTATGATTCTCTTTTGATGAATAACTATTCGACCTCAGCAAACCACTCATACTCAAAGCATATCAAAAATTTGGCAGAGTATAACGATTTCTATAATGTACTCTTTGATTCATTAGTCAGTGTTCGCAACTCAGCCCAGGACTACACGAGCCAAAGGCTCTCATATCCCGCTTTAATGAAGGATATCGGAAAAAAACTCAACACGGAGCTGGATTCTGCTTTAATTTCAATCGATAAGCTTAATGTTTTTTATATAGGTAAAATGGAGAACAGAATCAAAAATGTGAGCCGAGTCACGATTTTAATCTTTACTGGGATGACGCTCTTTTCTATATTATTTGGGTTCCTTTTCTCGAGAGCCATTACCAATTCATTGCGTAGGCTAAAAGAGTCAGCTAACTCGGTAGCAAAAGGGGATTTTAATATCAACCCTTTTGGATACCCAAAAGATGAAATCGGTGATCTTGCAACAGCGTTCTTTAATATGGCCGTTGAGCTAAGGAATGCTCAGGATGAGTTGGTACGCTCAAAACGAATGGCTGCTATAGGTGAAATTGTAGCTTCTATAAATCATGAAATTAATAATCCTTTGATGATAATTTCAGGTAATGCTCAATTTCTTGAACTTTCAATGGAAGATTATCCCGAAATTATGAAAGATCGGGTGCGTGCCATAATTTTTGAAGCAGAGAGAATTTCTAAAGTGACTAAAAAATTACGAGAAATTAAAAATCCGGTCACAAAAGACTATACTTCAAACGGAGAACAGATGATCAATCTGGATGGATCTGTGTAA